Below is a window of Culturomica massiliensis DNA.
GACACTAGTCCCTGAAACTAGCGCGTCTACCAATTTCGCCATTTGGGCTTTTTCTTTAGCGATGCAAAGATACAAACAATTCCGTTACCTCCAAATTTGCAGAGGATGAAATTACAAAAAAATTCATCCTCTGCTTTCGCTCCCACTCATATATCCGTAACCATTTCATTGGCAGCATCCAGTACATTATTCTCGAAACTATCCAAATAGATTTGAGTCGTTTTTTCAGAATCATGCCCGAGTCCTTCACTAATGACGGATATCGGTATCCCGGAACGTTTCGCAATCGAAGCCCATGAATGGCGGGCGACATAAGTTGTAAGCGGAACGCGCGAGCCCAATATCGATCCGACGGTTTTCAACCGGCGATTGATCTTCCGATAACTGTTTTTATACTGACTGAATTCATTTTTGCCCGGGAAAAGGATGATCGGAAAGATAAAAGCTTTCCGGTCGGTCAGATTATTGTATTTCCGTATAATCTCCATTGCCCGGTCCGTTAATTTTATATTCAGCTTCTGTCCCGTTTTCTGGCGCGAATAATAAATACGGTCGCCGACAATATTAGCTACCCTCAGGAATGCAATATCCTTAAATGACATGCCCCGCATATAAAAACTAAAAAGAAAGATATCCCGGGCCATTTCCAAATGAGGCATAGAAGACAAATCCAGATTTTTTATCTGGGCAATCTCATCCTTATATATTGCACGCTTTACTGTTTTCTCTTTCCGGATCGTAATCTTTTTAAAAGGATAATGATCTTCAGATACGATCCCATCTTTAATCGCCCGGTTAAAAACCGAACGAATGGTTCGGAGATAAAACGAAATGGTATTGATTTTACATCCCCGTTCCTGCAAATGGGCCTCGAAATTCCGTAAAAAACTGTAATTGACCTCTTCAAATGTCAGATTCTCTTTCCCGCAGAATCGCCGTAAAATACCCAGTGTTCCTTTATATACATTTGAATTTCCATTTTTTCCAACCCGTTCCAAAGAGGTGATAATCTCCCGGATATAGTCAAAGACAGGAACCCTTGACGTTTTATGATAATAAGCCTCAAAAATATCCTCAACAGAATAATTGATACCGGAAGCCTCACAATCCAAGATAATCTTTTTAAGCTTCATGATTTCACATTCTATACTGTAATTTATCCTTTGCCATTCCCTTCTTTGTTCCGGTGTGCCAAATTTTTCGTTAATCATAGATCTTTTCAGATCCCATTGCTCAAACATGATACGCTGAGGCAATTGGATAACACGTCTTCCCTTGTTGTGAAGAATTTTAATTACAATAGGACAGACTCCTTCACGAGTCATTTTTTGCTTGTCAATCATTACTTTTAATGTAGCCATAAGTGTATGTTTAAATAATAGTTCATGATCCTATAAGTATACGATTATCGGCACAATTGTTCTACAATTTGTACTGTAAAGCTAAAATCGATAAACATTTTTTACAATAAAATGCCAACAGGTCAAAAAATGAAAATTAAAAAGGTAGTATCAGACAATCTGCATGAATTGCATCAAAAGGACCTGACAAATGTTGGTACGGGGAATCGACGTATTTGATAATGACAAAAGCGACATCACCAACAAAGCATTAATCAGCATGCCTATATATGTTATCCACGCAAAATAACAATACCCCTCTTCGGTTATATAGTCAATACATCTACGCTTGCCCGAGAATGCCGCCACATTTCAGGTTTACTCACAAAAAAACCCTTCGAAACTTTTTATTTTCAAAGGGTTTGTCTTTTTTCTGTTGTCCCACCAGGACTCGAACCTGGACTGACAGAACCAAAATCTGCTGTGCTGCCATTACACAATGGGACAATCATTTCCTTCTAAGACGGTGCAAATGTAAAACTTTTTCTATTTCCTGCCAAAAAAAGTGCAGAATTTAAATCAAAATAATTATTTTCGTGCTTTGTAATTTTGGAATGATATGGATTTACAGGCACTTCCTGCCTGCTGAATTTTAATATTTTTTATCACAAAAAACAAGGAAAAATCAATTAATAGCCAATGTATAAGATTCAAAATCATCCGAATTTAAATTTCCAACTGATTAACAATCTGGTCGGTTGGGTAACATTCATTATTGCCAGTCTCACCTATATTTTTACGGTCGAGCCGACAGCCAGTCTGTGGGATTGTGGCGAATTCATCACCACATCTGTGGGATTGCAAGTAGGGCATCCTCCCGGAGCCCCGTTATTTATGATTATATCCCGCCTCTTTGCTATCTTCGCCCCCAGCCCTGAAAAGCAAGCGGCAATGATCAATTACATGTCAGCCCTTGCTTCAGGCTTTACGATACTGTTTTTATTCTGGAGTATCAGCCACCTGGCCCGTAAGCTGATTATTAAAACACAGGAATGCACCTTAGGTCAGGTGATTGCCGTCATGGGAGCCTCTCTGATCGGAGCATTGACCTATACTTTTACGGATACATTCTGGTTTTCCGCTGTGGAAGGAGAAGTATACGCCCTGTCTTCCCTGTTTACCGCACTGGTGTTCTGGGCGATCCTGAAATGGGAAAATGTAGCATTCGAACCTTACGCCAATCGCTGGCTCGTGCTGATTGCTTATTTAATCGGACTTTCCATCGGTGTACACCTATTGAACTTATTGGCCATTCCAGCCATCGTATTTGTATATTATTTTAAAAAATACACACCGACCAGGTCGGGGGTTATCAAAACAGGACTGATCTCTTTGGTTATCCTTGGGTTTACCAATTTCATATTTATCCCGGGTGTCGTAAAAATCGCCGGGTGGTTCGAACTGATGTTCGTCAACGGTATGGGGTTGCCCTTCAACACCGGCGTAATCATTTATGCCCTCCTGTTGATTATCGGTCTGACCTACGGAATCCGTTACACCTTGAATAAAAACAAAACGATCCTGAATACCATTTTTACTTGCTTTGTGGTTATGCTGATCGGATATTCTTCTTATTCCATGGTCGTTATCCGTTCTATCAGCGATCCTCCTATCGATGAAAACAGCCCGGATAATGTATTCGCCCTGTTATCCTACCTGAACCGGGATCAATACGGTGAAAATCCGTTATTTTACGGTCAATATTACAATGCTCCCCTACTCAAAATCGAAGAAGGGGCACCCAGATATTACCAAAATAAAAAAA
It encodes the following:
- a CDS encoding site-specific integrase, coding for MATLKVMIDKQKMTREGVCPIVIKILHNKGRRVIQLPQRIMFEQWDLKRSMINEKFGTPEQRREWQRINYSIECEIMKLKKIILDCEASGINYSVEDIFEAYYHKTSRVPVFDYIREIITSLERVGKNGNSNVYKGTLGILRRFCGKENLTFEEVNYSFLRNFEAHLQERGCKINTISFYLRTIRSVFNRAIKDGIVSEDHYPFKKITIRKEKTVKRAIYKDEIAQIKNLDLSSMPHLEMARDIFLFSFYMRGMSFKDIAFLRVANIVGDRIYYSRQKTGQKLNIKLTDRAMEIIRKYNNLTDRKAFIFPIILFPGKNEFSQYKNSYRKINRRLKTVGSILGSRVPLTTYVARHSWASIAKRSGIPISVISEGLGHDSEKTTQIYLDSFENNVLDAANEMVTDI